A region of bacterium DNA encodes the following proteins:
- a CDS encoding carboxypeptidase regulatory-like domain-containing protein: MRRVSLGAAVLALALCAPVHVFAAGIAGATVRLVDTVTTVAFGTATTDADGAFLFEGVPAGAYSLEVDTADLKGQSRQLFDLAADKAPARIAGRVTTLEGADLSLQVNAAITAPGTGAIALNPGYPKVQRAWNRNWTHAAGKLHVRLAGTGLEGLEKVVLTSATGSIESTVIVLDPEDGEYHAIFPKAAAFTALVPADAGRGTAVQVSVGVTTATGTGSYDVWVRIVGPKMAPRH; the protein is encoded by the coding sequence ATGCGCAGGGTATCTCTTGGTGCAGCAGTCTTGGCGCTGGCACTGTGCGCGCCCGTTCATGTGTTCGCCGCGGGAATCGCCGGCGCGACGGTGCGTCTCGTCGACACCGTCACGACCGTCGCGTTCGGGACCGCGACGACCGACGCCGATGGCGCCTTCCTCTTCGAGGGCGTGCCCGCCGGGGCGTACAGCCTCGAAGTGGACACCGCCGACCTCAAGGGCCAGTCCCGGCAGCTCTTCGACCTCGCCGCCGACAAGGCGCCGGCGCGCATCGCCGGCCGCGTGACCACCCTCGAGGGCGCGGACCTCTCGCTGCAGGTCAACGCCGCGATCACGGCGCCGGGAACGGGCGCCATCGCCCTGAACCCGGGCTATCCGAAGGTCCAGCGGGCGTGGAACCGCAACTGGACGCACGCCGCGGGCAAGCTCCACGTTCGCCTCGCCGGCACCGGACTCGAGGGCCTCGAGAAGGTCGTGCTGACCTCGGCGACCGGCAGCATCGAGTCGACCGTGATCGTCCTCGACCCCGAGGACGGCGAGTACCACGCGATCTTCCCGAAGGCGGCGGCCTTCACGGCGCTGGTGCCGGCGGACGCCGGCCGCGGCACGGCCGTCCAGGTCTCCGTCGGCGTGACGACGGCGACCGGCACCGGGTCGTACGACGTCTGGGTGCGCATCGTCGGGCCGAAGATGGCGCCCCGCCACTAG